The Helianthus annuus cultivar XRQ/B chromosome 16, HanXRQr2.0-SUNRISE, whole genome shotgun sequence genome includes a window with the following:
- the LOC110917602 gene encoding transcription factor MYB13 — MGRAPCCEKEGLKRGRWTSEEDETLIKYIQAHGEGSWRSLPKNAGLLRCGKSCRLRWINYLRGDLKRGNITREEEELIVNLHQCLGNRWSVIASHLPGRTDNEIKNYWNSHLSRKMYMFLRGKNNSTLTSVDITNIVQTSRRTGRVSRHVAKKYNKNKVGGHIKSPSPPISNYSSLQTVNKDKRDIQRMSSNSISMKTCDIIDKVSGDKLILEEERENKEPGPDEVGYQDDELMNINNFLVSGEMDLDALSSLHDEEQTGKIVKDTSVECAQKNLAEDKSISLSSPISLGFCSNREDMEFAFEDVGDDMMVWLWGDDDIEFNHY; from the exons ATGGGAAGAGCACCTTGTTGTGAAAAGGAAGGACTAAAGAGAGGAAGATGGACTTCTGAAGAAGATGAGACATTGATCAAATACATTCAAGCCCATGGTGAGGGTTCTTGGAGGTCGTTACCCAAGAATGCAG GACTTTTAAGGTGCGGAAAGAGTTGCAGATTAAGATGGATTAATTATCTTAGAGGAGACTTGAAGAGAGGGAATATCACTAGAGAAGAAGAAGAGCTGATTGTCAATTTACACCAATGCTTGGGCAACAG ATGGTCTGTGATCGCTAGCCATTTACCTGGACGAACAGATAACGAGATCAAGAATTACTGGAACTCTCATCTAAGCCGAAAAATGTACATGTTCTTACGAGGTAAAAACAACTCAACACTAACCTCAGTGGACATAACAAATATAGTTCAAACATCCCGACGAACTGGTCGCGTTAGCCGTCACGTCGCTAAGAAGTATAACAAGAATAAGGTGGGTGGTCATATCAAGTCCCCATCACCACCAATTAGCAACTACTCATCCCTACAAACAGTAAATAAAGACAAAAGAGATATACAAAGAATGAGTAGTAACTCTATTTCCATGAAGACATGTGACATCATAGATAAAGTTAGTGGCGATAAGTTGATTCTTGAAGAAGAGAGAGAAAATAAAGAACCAGGACCAGATGAAGTAGGGTACCAAGATGATGAGTTAATGAATATCAACAACTTTTTAGTAAGTGGGGAGATGGACTTGGATGCTTTATCGAGCCTTCATGATGAGGAACAAACAGGAAAAATTGTAAAAGATACAAGTGTCGAATGTGCTCAAAAGAATTTAGCAGAAGACAAAAGCATTAGTTTGAGTTCACCAATATCATTAGGGTTTTGCTCTAATAGGGAAGATATGGAGTTTGCGTTTGAGGATGTTGGTGACGACATGATGGTTTGGCTGTGGGGAGATGATGATATAGAGTTCAATCACTACTAG
- the LOC110919041 gene encoding uncharacterized mitochondrial protein AtMg00810-like has protein sequence MKIPQGFSKEGETRVCRLRKSLYGLKQASRNWYQKFTSSLLDLGFHQCKADYSLFIRKQGSNIVAILIYVDDVIMVGNNNEIVQETKNELNRLFSIKDLGGLKYFLGIKVARTSKGLVLSQRKYTLDILEDCGLQGCRPSSFPMEPSLKLDKEATRPKVDGGRYRRLVGRLLYLQATRPDITYAVNVLSQFVSDPRQSHLDVVHRVLRYLKATLGQGILLSRENNYKLVGYCDADWLGCPFSRRSRTGYLLLLGGAPISWKTKKQSVVSRSSAEAEYRSMASTTSEILWMRWLLQELDVPSDGPTPLFCDNQAALHIANNPVFHERTKHVEMDCYFVRERVETKEIQPLNINSSMQIADLFTKSLGAPQLILLLGKLGVIDLHAPT, from the coding sequence ATGAAGATACCACAGGGATTTTCTAAAGAAGGCGAAACTAGAGTTTGCAGGTTGAGAAAATCTCTTTACGGCTTAAAGCAAGCTTCACGGAATTGGTATCAAAAATTCACATCCTCCTTACTCGACTTAGGCTTTCACCAATGCAAAGCAGATTACTCATTATTTATCCGCAAGCAAGGCAGCAACATTGTGGCGATTTTAATATATGTGGATGACGTAATTATGGTTGGAAACAACAATGAGATCGTTCAAGAAACAAAGAATGAATTGAATCGCCTGTTCAGCATCAAGGACCTTGGGGGCCTCAAATATTTCCTTGGCATTAAAGTAGCTCGCACTTCGAAGGGGCTTGTTTTGAGTCAAAGGAAATACACTCTCGACATTCTCGAAGATTGTGGCCTCCAAGGATGTCGACCGAGCTCATTTCCTATGGAACCGAGCTTGAAACTAGACAAAGAAGCTACGAGACCGAAGGTGGATGGTGGTAGATACCGTAGGCTCGTGGGTCGATTACTTTACCTACAGGCAACCAGACCCGACATCACATACGCTGTTAATGTCCTTAGTCAATTCGTCTCAGATCCTAGACAATCTCATCTTGATGTGGTTCATCGTGTCCTCCGTTATCTCAAGGCTACTCTAGGTCAAGGAATTCTTTTGTCACGGGAGAATAATTACAAACTTGTTGGGTATTGTGATGCGGACTGGCTTGGCTGCCCCTTCTCAAGGCGTTCACGAACCGGTTATTTGCTTTTGTTAGGAGGTGCTCCCATCTCCTGGAAAACTAAGAAACAATCAGTTGTTTCCCGTTCCTCTGCTGAGGCTGAGTACCGGTCAATGGCTTCTACTACTAGTGAAATTTTATGGATGCGCTGGCTCCTACAGGAACTCGATGTTCCTTCGGATGGTCCCACGCCTCTTTTTTGTGATAATCAAGCAGCTCTCCATATTGCCAACAATCCTGTTTTTCATGAACGCACTAAGCACGTGGAGATGGATTGCTACTTTGTTCGCGAACGGGTAGAAACTAAAGAGATACAACCCCTCAACATCAACTCAAGTATGCAAATCGCTGATCTGTTCACAAAAAGTCTAGGGGCTCCTCAACTCATATTGCTTCTTGGCAAGTTGGGCGTTATTGATCTACACGctccaacttga